A single Altererythrobacter sp. BO-6 DNA region contains:
- the pdeM gene encoding ligase-associated DNA damage response endonuclease PdeM produces MVPLSFANQEMLLVDGRALYWPREQALLVADLHLEKASWYARGGQMLPPYDSRATLERVADAVKQTGARRVITLGDNFHDSEGTSRLDPYAAGMLEALTRALDWVWITGNHDEHMHRTFGGELAAELEIGGIVLRHIAQPGETRPELSGHFHPKVRVNIRNRHISRPCGVLSRSQTSGDRMILPAFGALTGGMDAGAPEIRAALSPANAIDAVLPAKGRLVQLRLFRSAA; encoded by the coding sequence ATGGTTCCCCTTTCGTTCGCCAATCAGGAAATGCTGCTGGTCGATGGCCGCGCGCTTTACTGGCCGCGCGAACAGGCCTTGCTGGTGGCGGACCTGCATCTGGAGAAGGCGAGCTGGTATGCGCGGGGCGGGCAGATGCTGCCGCCTTATGACAGCCGCGCTACGCTGGAGCGGGTGGCGGATGCAGTGAAGCAGACTGGTGCGCGGCGTGTGATCACGCTGGGCGATAACTTCCACGATAGTGAAGGGACGTCGCGGCTCGATCCTTATGCTGCGGGAATGCTGGAAGCGCTGACCCGCGCGCTCGACTGGGTGTGGATCACCGGCAATCATGACGAGCACATGCATCGCACATTCGGTGGCGAGTTGGCGGCGGAGCTGGAGATCGGCGGGATCGTGCTGCGGCATATTGCGCAGCCAGGAGAAACCCGGCCAGAGCTGTCGGGCCATTTCCACCCCAAGGTGCGGGTGAACATCCGCAACCGTCATATCAGCCGACCTTGCGGTGTCCTCAGTCGCAGCCAGACAAGCGGCGACCGGATGATCCTGCCAGCTTTCGGCGCGCTTACCGGAGGAATGGACGCAGGCGCGCCGGAAATTCGCGCCGCGCTCAGCCCTGCGAACGCGATCGACGCCGTGCTGCCTGCCAAGGGAAGGCTGGTGCAATTGCGGCTTTTTCGTAGCGCGGCCTAA
- a CDS encoding cystathionine gamma-synthase family protein, which produces MTDAIDPVDQPTPRRKPKELITTIGGRPMKPSTLMMGYGYDPVLSEGSLKPPIFLTSTFAFENAAAGKRHFEGITGKRAGGAEGLVYSRFNAPNQEILEDRLAIWDGAEEALSFSSGMTAIAILMLAACKAGDVIVHSGPLYAASEGFVAKIMAKYGVTYVDFPAGATPEQLDEVMRKAKAQAEAQGGEVPLIYLESPGNPTNALVDVEAVKTARDAHFDPDRCPIAIDNTFLGPLWQRPLDQGADLVVYSLTKYVGGHSDLVAGSVSGKKRFIDAIRALRNTMGGIADPNTAWMLLRSLETVELRMERAGQNAERVCAFLSQHPKVEGLGYLGMIKDPRQQDIYNRHCTGAGSTFSVFIKGGEAECFRFLDALKVAKLAVSLGGTETLASHPASMTHLSVPDERKAALGITDNLVRISIGIEDPDDLIADFDQALAKV; this is translated from the coding sequence ATGACCGACGCGATCGATCCCGTCGACCAGCCCACCCCGCGCCGCAAGCCGAAAGAGCTGATCACCACGATCGGCGGGCGCCCGATGAAGCCCAGCACGCTGATGATGGGCTATGGCTATGATCCGGTGCTGTCCGAAGGATCGTTGAAGCCGCCGATCTTCCTCACCAGCACCTTTGCGTTCGAGAATGCGGCGGCGGGCAAGCGCCATTTCGAAGGCATCACCGGCAAGCGCGCGGGCGGCGCCGAGGGCCTCGTCTATTCGCGCTTCAATGCACCCAACCAGGAAATCCTGGAGGATCGCCTCGCGATCTGGGACGGGGCGGAAGAAGCGCTGAGCTTTTCCAGCGGGATGACCGCAATCGCGATCCTCATGCTGGCCGCGTGCAAGGCAGGCGACGTGATCGTCCATTCCGGCCCGCTCTATGCCGCATCCGAAGGTTTCGTCGCAAAGATCATGGCCAAATACGGCGTGACCTATGTCGATTTCCCGGCCGGCGCCACGCCGGAACAGCTCGACGAAGTGATGCGCAAGGCCAAGGCGCAGGCCGAGGCACAAGGCGGCGAGGTCCCGCTGATCTATCTCGAAAGCCCGGGCAACCCGACCAATGCGCTGGTCGATGTCGAAGCGGTCAAGACCGCCCGCGACGCGCATTTCGACCCGGATCGCTGCCCGATCGCGATCGACAACACTTTCCTTGGGCCGCTGTGGCAGCGCCCGCTGGATCAGGGTGCGGACCTGGTGGTCTATTCGCTGACGAAATATGTCGGCGGCCATTCGGACCTCGTCGCCGGCAGCGTTTCGGGCAAGAAGCGCTTCATCGATGCGATCCGCGCGCTGCGCAACACCATGGGCGGGATCGCCGATCCCAACACCGCCTGGATGCTGCTGCGTTCGCTGGAAACCGTCGAACTGCGGATGGAGCGCGCCGGGCAGAATGCGGAGAGGGTGTGCGCGTTCCTGAGCCAGCATCCCAAGGTCGAAGGGCTGGGCTATCTCGGCATGATCAAGGATCCGCGCCAGCAAGACATCTATAACCGCCATTGCACCGGCGCGGGCAGCACCTTCTCGGTCTTCATCAAGGGCGGCGAGGCGGAATGCTTCCGCTTCCTCGACGCGCTGAAAGTGGCGAAGCTCGCGGTCAGCCTGGGCGGGACCGAAACGCTCGCCAGCCACCCGGCTTCGATGACGCATCTTTCGGTGCCGGACGAACGCAAGGCGGCGCTGGGCATCACCGACAATCTGGTGCGCATCAGCATCGGGATCGAGGACCCGGACGATTTGATCGCCGATTTCGATCAGGCACTGGCGAAAGTTTGA
- a CDS encoding SDR family NAD(P)-dependent oxidoreductase codes for MAATKPVFLVIGAGAGIGGHAAARFAAGGYHAVLARRSDEEGLARLVGQIEAAGGSASGTLLNAAEDGAIEELVERTQRDIGPIDCALYNLGAQIGNRSLEDTPHRIFELGWRLACFGVFRLAHAMFPAMVARGKGTLLVTSATAAVRGNAGQHSHAAAMGGRRMLCQTLNAEFAPKGVHVAHVVVDGPVRSPDTLVKLLGDKWDAFEAAKGADGIIDPAVLAETYWHLAQQPKNCWTHELDVRPYSDVPWWNDNPDPAINASGRGSAGPKT; via the coding sequence ATGGCTGCAACAAAACCGGTATTTCTCGTTATCGGCGCGGGCGCGGGGATCGGCGGGCACGCCGCCGCGCGCTTTGCCGCCGGGGGCTATCACGCGGTGCTTGCCCGGCGCAGCGACGAGGAGGGCCTGGCGCGGCTGGTCGGGCAGATCGAGGCGGCGGGCGGCAGCGCCAGTGGCACCCTGCTCAATGCGGCGGAAGATGGCGCGATCGAGGAACTGGTCGAGCGGACCCAGCGCGACATCGGCCCGATCGATTGTGCGCTCTACAATCTCGGCGCGCAAATCGGCAATCGCAGCCTGGAAGACACGCCGCACCGCATTTTCGAGCTCGGCTGGCGGCTCGCCTGCTTCGGCGTGTTCCGGCTGGCGCATGCGATGTTCCCGGCGATGGTCGCGCGGGGAAAAGGCACCTTGCTGGTCACTTCGGCCACGGCTGCGGTGCGCGGCAATGCCGGGCAGCACAGCCATGCCGCGGCGATGGGCGGGCGGCGCATGCTGTGTCAGACGCTCAACGCCGAATTCGCGCCCAAGGGCGTGCATGTCGCGCATGTCGTGGTCGACGGCCCGGTCCGCTCGCCCGATACGCTGGTGAAGCTGCTGGGCGACAAGTGGGACGCGTTCGAGGCGGCCAAGGGCGCAGACGGGATCATCGATCCGGCGGTGCTCGCGGAAACCTATTGGCACCTGGCGCAGCAGCCGAAGAATTGCTGGACGCATGAGCTGGACGTGCGGCCCTATAGTGACGTGCCGTGGTGGAACGACAATCCCGATCCCGCGATCAACGCCAGCGGCAGGGGATCTGCAGGGCCAAAAACCTGA
- a CDS encoding DUF1905 domain-containing protein produces the protein MTIGQAQGERVSHTTQLARWQGEKAVYHLLVITGDAAEAIAMHARLLRLEYGTRRGFGSVKVIARLGETTWKSSVFPQNKASEWILLVSKKVMRAEDLAAGDQVTMELELL, from the coding sequence GTGACTATCGGCCAGGCACAGGGTGAGCGGGTTAGCCACACCACGCAACTTGCCCGTTGGCAGGGGGAGAAGGCGGTTTATCACCTTCTCGTGATTACCGGCGATGCAGCCGAAGCCATTGCGATGCACGCACGCCTGCTCCGGCTTGAATATGGCACGCGGCGCGGGTTCGGCTCGGTCAAGGTGATCGCGCGGCTGGGCGAGACGACTTGGAAGAGTTCAGTTTTTCCGCAGAACAAGGCCAGCGAATGGATTTTGCTGGTCAGCAAGAAGGTTATGCGGGCCGAGGATCTGGCGGCAGGCGATCAGGTGACGATGGAGTTGGAGCTGTTGTGA
- the infC gene encoding translation initiation factor IF-3 — MAPPIKSGPRYDEFIQSDKVRVIDHEGENLGVMYTREAMEQANELGLNLVEVSPNADPPVAKFLDVGKYRYEAQKKANAARKTQKTQEIKEIKMRPNIDTHDYDVKMRNVNKFIEHGDKVKVTLRFRGREMAHQELGMNLLKRVQDDVAEIAKVEAFPRLEGRQMLMVLAPK, encoded by the coding sequence ATGGCCCCGCCAATCAAAAGCGGCCCTCGCTACGATGAATTCATCCAGTCCGACAAAGTACGCGTGATCGACCACGAGGGAGAGAACCTCGGCGTCATGTATACGCGCGAAGCGATGGAGCAGGCGAACGAGCTTGGCCTGAACCTGGTCGAAGTATCGCCCAATGCGGACCCGCCGGTGGCCAAATTCCTTGATGTCGGCAAGTACCGATATGAGGCTCAAAAGAAAGCCAACGCAGCCCGCAAGACCCAGAAGACGCAGGAGATCAAGGAGATCAAGATGCGTCCCAACATCGACACGCATGATTATGACGTGAAGATGCGCAATGTGAACAAGTTCATCGAGCACGGCGACAAGGTGAAGGTCACGCTGCGGTTCCGCGGACGCGAAATGGCGCACCAGGAACTGGGCATGAACTTGCTCAAGCGGGTGCAGGACGATGTGGCGGAAATCGCCAAGGTCGAAGCCTTTCCGCGGCTTGAGGGGCGCCAGATGCTGATGGTGCTCGCGCCGAAGTAA
- a CDS encoding bifunctional (p)ppGpp synthetase/guanosine-3',5'-bis(diphosphate) 3'-pyrophosphohydrolase, whose protein sequence is MLRQYELVERVLGYDPDADEAALNRAYVYTVQKHGTQKRASGDPYFSHPVEVAGLMTDLKLDQQTIITALLHDTVEDTLATIEDIEANFGQDVARLVDGVTKLSKIEQMPEDERAAENLRKFLLAMSEDIRVLLVKLADRLHNMRTLHFIKSPEKRQRIARETMDIYAPLAERVGMYEYMREMQLLAFEQLEPEAHATITKKLEDLRSQDGGQVDAIALKVKQALAEAGLKVEVSGREKHPYSIWKKMAERHVSFEQVTDIMAFRVICESEADCYAALGVLHTTWQFLPGRFKDYISTPKSNGYKSLHTSLMYENSMRVEVQIRTRAMHMTNEFGFAAHWAYKQGDKPDGAVGWLRDLIEIVDASHDAEELLEHTRLAIYQDRIFAFTPKGGLFQLPKGATPVDFAFAVHTDLGARAVGAKINGRHMPLRTPLSNGDVVEIIKSKNAEPQLSWLGFVVTGKARAAIRRAVRLKERAEIAEIGRKLFDEIATKVPARIGKKARDAAVQRLGLMDEEDLMFAIGAAKLTDREVMEALVPGCTADIDEDDDWTRREHAISIRGLTPGVGFQLADCCHPVPGDRIVGLRRKGEGVEVHAIGCFELANGVDADWLDLSWGKRSQGAVGRLRVTLYDRPGTLAEMAGIFAQSHANVKQLGQIETDHPFATYELDLEVQDLAHLTRILSALRASDAVAQAERI, encoded by the coding sequence ATGCTGCGGCAATACGAACTTGTTGAACGGGTCCTGGGTTATGACCCTGACGCCGATGAGGCGGCGCTGAACCGTGCCTATGTCTACACCGTGCAAAAGCACGGCACGCAGAAACGCGCATCGGGCGATCCCTATTTCAGCCATCCGGTCGAAGTCGCCGGGCTGATGACCGACCTCAAGCTCGACCAGCAGACCATCATCACCGCGCTGCTGCACGACACGGTCGAAGACACGCTGGCGACTATCGAGGATATCGAGGCCAATTTCGGCCAGGATGTGGCGCGGCTGGTCGACGGTGTGACCAAGCTTTCCAAGATCGAGCAAATGCCCGAGGATGAGCGGGCGGCGGAAAACCTGCGCAAGTTCCTGCTGGCGATGAGCGAGGATATCCGCGTGCTGCTGGTCAAGCTGGCAGACCGGCTCCACAACATGCGCACGCTGCATTTCATCAAGTCGCCGGAAAAGCGCCAGCGGATCGCGCGCGAAACGATGGATATCTATGCCCCGCTGGCAGAGCGCGTGGGGATGTATGAATACATGCGCGAGATGCAGCTGCTCGCCTTCGAACAGCTCGAGCCCGAAGCGCATGCCACGATCACCAAGAAGCTGGAGGATCTGCGCAGTCAGGACGGCGGGCAGGTCGATGCGATCGCGCTCAAGGTCAAGCAGGCGCTGGCCGAGGCGGGGCTGAAGGTCGAGGTTTCCGGCCGCGAGAAGCATCCCTATTCGATCTGGAAGAAGATGGCCGAACGCCATGTCAGCTTCGAACAAGTAACCGATATCATGGCCTTTCGCGTGATCTGCGAGAGCGAGGCCGATTGCTACGCTGCCCTGGGCGTGCTTCACACCACCTGGCAATTCCTGCCCGGGCGCTTCAAGGACTATATCTCGACGCCCAAGTCGAATGGCTACAAGTCGCTCCACACCTCTTTGATGTACGAGAATTCGATGCGGGTGGAGGTGCAGATCCGCACCCGCGCCATGCATATGACCAACGAGTTTGGGTTCGCCGCGCACTGGGCCTACAAGCAGGGCGACAAGCCCGATGGCGCGGTTGGCTGGCTGCGCGACCTGATCGAGATCGTCGATGCCAGCCATGATGCCGAGGAACTGCTCGAACACACGCGGCTCGCGATCTACCAGGACCGGATCTTTGCCTTCACCCCCAAGGGCGGGCTGTTCCAGCTGCCCAAAGGTGCGACCCCGGTCGATTTCGCCTTTGCCGTGCACACCGATCTGGGTGCACGTGCGGTGGGTGCGAAGATCAACGGGCGCCACATGCCGCTGCGCACTCCACTGAGCAATGGCGACGTGGTGGAGATCATCAAGAGCAAGAATGCCGAGCCGCAGCTGTCATGGCTGGGCTTCGTCGTCACCGGCAAGGCGCGCGCGGCGATCCGCCGTGCGGTGCGGCTGAAGGAGCGCGCGGAAATCGCGGAAATCGGCCGCAAGCTGTTTGACGAGATCGCCACCAAGGTCCCCGCGCGCATCGGCAAGAAGGCGCGCGATGCTGCGGTCCAGCGCCTGGGGCTGATGGACGAGGAAGACCTGATGTTCGCGATCGGCGCAGCCAAGCTGACCGACCGTGAAGTGATGGAAGCGCTGGTTCCCGGCTGCACTGCCGATATCGACGAGGATGACGATTGGACCCGGCGCGAGCACGCCATCTCTATCCGCGGCCTTACGCCGGGCGTCGGCTTTCAGCTGGCCGATTGCTGCCACCCCGTGCCGGGTGACCGCATCGTGGGCCTGCGGCGCAAGGGTGAGGGGGTGGAGGTCCATGCGATCGGCTGCTTCGAACTGGCCAATGGCGTCGATGCCGACTGGCTGGACCTAAGCTGGGGCAAGCGTTCGCAAGGGGCAGTCGGGCGGCTGCGTGTGACGCTTTATGACCGGCCCGGTACGCTGGCCGAGATGGCGGGTATCTTCGCTCAGAGCCATGCCAATGTGAAGCAGCTGGGCCAGATTGAAACCGATCATCCCTTCGCCACTTACGAGTTGGACCTTGAGGTGCAGGACTTGGCGCATTTGACGCGTATCCTCAGCGCTTTGCGCGCCAGCGATGCGGTGGCGCAGGCGGAACGTATCTGA
- a CDS encoding SLC13 family permease, with translation MTARQIGLILGPLAFAFTAFTPAPAGMPAEGWLVAGLVVWMAAWWMTEAIPLTATALLPFIVLPFGGVGSAREVAASYYSPILFLILGGAFIALAIERTGLHKRLSLAILRLVGTSGGQTQLLLAFMISAALLSMLISNTSTALIMMPMALAVLAGGGVSDDDQEGLAGALPIGIAFAASIGGLGTVVGSPTNAIAVGLLETIAGVRISFAQWSLYGLPIVIVGVPIAAWIVARAQRVSAHPFDVGKARAAIDTHAAWTLPEKRLVPLVALTFLAWMSVPLVEPYLPAGSWEDGTIAIIAGLALFLIPDGTGRPLLVWKEADRAPWGVIMMFGGGLALAAGMQTSGLADWLGNALLPLSNVPLPLVALAIVAMVVLVTEFASNVATASGIIPVVASLIVALGVDPILLAMPAAIAASWGFMLPAGTGPNAIGWATGRIRIERMVGAGLALDIIGIFLIVGAVWAVAALA, from the coding sequence ATGACAGCCCGCCAGATCGGCCTCATCCTCGGCCCATTGGCCTTCGCTTTCACTGCATTCACACCGGCCCCTGCCGGCATGCCGGCCGAGGGCTGGCTGGTCGCGGGGCTGGTGGTGTGGATGGCAGCATGGTGGATGACAGAGGCGATCCCGCTCACCGCCACCGCGCTGCTGCCTTTCATCGTCCTGCCGTTCGGCGGCGTCGGCAGCGCGCGCGAGGTTGCCGCCAGCTATTATTCGCCGATCCTGTTCCTGATCCTCGGCGGCGCGTTCATTGCGCTGGCGATCGAGCGTACCGGGCTGCACAAGCGGCTGAGCCTTGCGATCCTGCGGCTGGTCGGCACAAGCGGCGGTCAGACACAGCTGCTGCTGGCCTTCATGATCAGCGCCGCACTGCTTTCGATGCTGATCTCCAACACCTCGACCGCGCTGATCATGATGCCGATGGCGCTGGCAGTGCTGGCGGGTGGCGGGGTGTCTGACGATGATCAGGAAGGCCTGGCCGGCGCCTTGCCGATCGGCATCGCCTTTGCTGCCAGTATCGGCGGGCTAGGCACCGTGGTTGGTTCGCCCACCAATGCCATCGCGGTGGGCCTGTTGGAGACCATCGCCGGGGTCCGCATCAGCTTTGCCCAATGGTCGCTCTATGGCCTGCCGATCGTGATCGTCGGCGTACCGATCGCCGCCTGGATCGTGGCGCGGGCGCAAAGGGTCAGCGCGCACCCCTTCGACGTTGGCAAGGCGCGCGCCGCGATTGACACCCACGCCGCATGGACCCTGCCGGAAAAGCGGCTGGTGCCGCTGGTGGCACTGACCTTTCTCGCGTGGATGAGCGTGCCGCTGGTCGAACCCTATCTGCCCGCGGGAAGCTGGGAAGACGGCACCATCGCCATCATCGCTGGGCTCGCGCTGTTCCTGATCCCTGACGGCACCGGGCGCCCATTGCTGGTATGGAAGGAAGCTGACCGTGCGCCTTGGGGCGTGATCATGATGTTCGGCGGCGGGCTGGCACTGGCAGCGGGTATGCAGACATCCGGCCTTGCCGATTGGCTCGGCAATGCGCTGCTGCCGCTCAGCAACGTGCCATTGCCACTGGTCGCGCTCGCCATTGTCGCCATGGTAGTGCTGGTGACCGAGTTCGCCAGCAATGTCGCCACCGCCAGCGGGATCATCCCGGTCGTTGCCAGCCTGATCGTGGCGCTGGGGGTCGATCCGATCCTGCTCGCCATGCCGGCCGCGATCGCTGCGAGTTGGGGCTTCATGCTACCCGCCGGGACCGGCCCCAATGCCATCGGCTGGGCCACCGGACGCATCCGGATCGAGCGGATGGTCGGCGCGGGGCTGGCGCTCGACATCATCGGCATTTTCCTGATCGTCGGCGCGGTGTGGGCTGTGGCCGCCCTCGCCTAG
- a CDS encoding erythromycin esterase family protein: protein MFKTALITRLVAHCGFSAVLFEASFFEFVQLDRARRADRPVMPDQIATAVGGLWKFDEEFQPLLAYLAEQATNGAIRLGGFDFQLGGAGQDFTNFGVIAELSGELVPVERENCRKAFRDLLFKGSNSERRQAVALCLEAIGALPVSADTDVRRERQEMLANLSAFAAANSADANSYSTSRDQEMFANFQRWMARWPAKTKAIVWTANSHAARAASPQTL from the coding sequence ATGTTCAAGACCGCGTTGATCACGCGCCTGGTTGCACACTGCGGCTTTTCTGCTGTGCTGTTCGAAGCGAGCTTCTTCGAATTTGTACAGCTCGATCGGGCGCGCCGTGCAGACCGCCCGGTAATGCCCGATCAGATTGCTACTGCGGTTGGCGGGCTATGGAAGTTCGACGAGGAATTCCAGCCCTTGCTCGCCTATCTGGCAGAGCAGGCAACCAACGGGGCGATCCGGCTTGGCGGCTTCGATTTCCAGTTGGGAGGAGCAGGACAGGACTTCACCAATTTCGGGGTCATCGCCGAGCTTTCGGGCGAACTTGTGCCGGTGGAGCGCGAGAACTGCCGCAAGGCTTTCCGGGATTTGCTGTTCAAAGGCAGCAACTCCGAGCGTCGGCAAGCGGTCGCGTTATGCCTTGAGGCCATAGGAGCGCTCCCCGTTTCTGCCGATACCGATGTCCGCCGCGAGCGCCAGGAAATGCTGGCCAACCTGTCAGCCTTCGCGGCTGCTAACTCGGCCGACGCAAACAGCTACTCCACAAGCCGCGACCAGGAGATGTTCGCCAATTTCCAGCGCTGGATGGCCCGCTGGCCGGCCAAGACCAAAGCCATTGTCTGGACCGCCAATTCGCACGCAGCGCGCGCAGCATCGCCACAAACGCTTTGA
- a CDS encoding glycoside hydrolase family 16 protein, protein MFARKFLVSASAALLAAHPAQADHHPISASAEARTLVFADEFDDGALDRSKWNVVGPEFWVNNEQQAYLDSPETIRFADDIEGAEGGVLVLRPVYKPGVDTRKDRKADFISGRINSQGKFDFTYGRAEARIKLPDATGVWPAWWLLGNGKWPETGEIDIMEYVGEKDWIGVAMHGPGYSGETPLVNKYFFPEGQDVTGWHVYAVEWTKDSIEFEIDGQVIYRVTRPMVEFYGEWRFDTPQHLILNFAVGGIYPLKTNGIKQPYVGVPEETVDQIKTGEIAMLVDWVRVYAPAGDKPAE, encoded by the coding sequence ATGTTCGCACGCAAGTTCCTGGTCAGCGCAAGCGCCGCGCTGCTCGCCGCTCACCCCGCCCAGGCGGATCACCACCCGATCAGCGCGAGCGCAGAGGCCCGCACACTGGTGTTTGCCGACGAGTTCGATGATGGAGCGCTCGACCGATCGAAGTGGAACGTGGTTGGCCCCGAATTCTGGGTCAACAACGAACAGCAGGCCTATCTCGACAGCCCGGAGACGATCCGGTTTGCCGATGACATCGAAGGGGCAGAGGGCGGCGTGCTGGTCCTGCGCCCGGTCTACAAGCCCGGGGTTGACACGCGGAAGGACCGCAAGGCCGATTTCATCTCCGGCCGGATCAACAGCCAGGGCAAGTTCGACTTTACGTATGGCCGTGCCGAAGCCCGGATCAAGCTGCCCGATGCGACCGGTGTGTGGCCGGCCTGGTGGCTGCTCGGCAATGGCAAATGGCCGGAGACCGGCGAGATCGACATCATGGAATATGTCGGCGAGAAGGACTGGATCGGCGTGGCAATGCATGGCCCCGGCTATTCGGGGGAAACCCCGCTGGTGAACAAATATTTCTTCCCTGAAGGGCAGGATGTAACCGGCTGGCATGTCTATGCGGTCGAATGGACGAAGGACTCGATCGAGTTCGAAATTGACGGCCAGGTGATCTATCGCGTGACCCGCCCGATGGTCGAATTCTACGGCGAATGGCGCTTCGATACGCCGCAGCACCTGATCCTGAATTTCGCCGTGGGCGGGATCTACCCGCTCAAGACCAATGGCATCAAACAGCCATATGTGGGCGTGCCTGAGGAAACGGTCGATCAGATCAAGACCGGCGAGATTGCGATGCTGGTAGACTGGGTACGGGTCTATGCACCCGCTGGAGATAAGCCAGCGGAGTAA
- a CDS encoding erythromycin esterase family protein gives MKPFGSYLADLYGDRVFMLGFAAQGGTTRGRPEPRIIEAAAPGSLETFTGPIARDGAILLDAAALSKAGTRSGGLFSYLPIVEDWSQLFDGVVIFDRQVAAGDIRTGNTPK, from the coding sequence GTGAAGCCGTTTGGCTCCTATCTCGCCGACCTGTACGGTGATCGGGTGTTTATGTTGGGCTTCGCCGCTCAAGGGGGAACAACGCGCGGCCGACCGGAGCCCCGCATTATTGAAGCTGCGGCACCGGGTTCGCTTGAAACCTTCACCGGGCCAATCGCCCGTGATGGAGCGATCTTGCTGGACGCTGCTGCGCTATCCAAGGCCGGAACACGGTCTGGGGGATTGTTCAGCTATTTGCCGATTGTTGAAGACTGGTCCCAACTATTCGACGGCGTTGTCATTTTCGATCGCCAGGTTGCAGCTGGCGATATCCGTACGGGCAACACGCCAAAGTGA
- the hemF gene encoding oxygen-dependent coproporphyrinogen oxidase, giving the protein MADWTPHTARAKEWFESLRDQICAAFEEIERETGSDASFQYTPWQREEEGNPDPGGGVQGLMKGKVFEKVGVNVSTVKGSFSKDFAASVNGASPEHPGFTATGISLVAHMANPHVPAVHMNTRFLTTQAAWFGGGADLNPPIPYEEDTADFHARFRAACMAHNPTYYERFKKWADDYFFIPHRGVHRGVGGIFYDHLECADDAAFERNFAFTQDVGKAFLDIYPQLVRRRMESEFTPQDKLQQLEWRGRYAEFNLVYDRGTLFGLKTGGNVDAILMSLPPEAVWS; this is encoded by the coding sequence ATGGCTGACTGGACACCGCACACCGCGCGCGCAAAGGAATGGTTCGAAAGCTTGCGCGACCAGATCTGCGCCGCGTTCGAGGAAATCGAGCGCGAGACGGGCTCTGATGCGAGCTTCCAATATACCCCGTGGCAGCGCGAGGAAGAGGGCAATCCCGATCCCGGCGGCGGGGTGCAGGGCCTGATGAAAGGCAAGGTGTTTGAAAAGGTCGGGGTCAATGTCTCGACGGTGAAGGGCAGCTTCAGCAAGGATTTCGCCGCTTCGGTCAACGGTGCTTCGCCCGAGCATCCCGGCTTCACCGCTACCGGCATCAGTCTGGTCGCGCATATGGCCAACCCGCATGTGCCTGCGGTGCATATGAACACGCGCTTCCTTACCACGCAGGCGGCGTGGTTTGGCGGCGGGGCGGATTTGAACCCGCCGATCCCCTACGAGGAAGACACCGCGGATTTCCACGCGCGTTTCCGTGCGGCCTGCATGGCCCACAACCCGACCTATTATGAACGCTTCAAGAAATGGGCGGACGACTATTTCTTCATCCCGCATCGCGGGGTGCATCGCGGGGTCGGCGGAATCTTCTACGATCACCTCGAATGCGCTGACGACGCCGCGTTCGAACGCAATTTCGCCTTCACGCAGGATGTCGGCAAGGCGTTCCTCGACATCTACCCGCAGCTGGTGCGTCGGCGGATGGAAAGCGAGTTCACGCCGCAAGACAAGCTGCAGCAACTCGAATGGCGTGGGCGCTATGCCGAATTCAACCTGGTCTATGACCGCGGTACGCTGTTCGGGCTCAAGACCGGCGGCAATGTCGATGCGATATTGATGAGCCTGCCGCCTGAAGCAGTGTGGAGCTGA